TTTCATGCTGACGGGCGATGCCAGCAACACCGATCCGGTGTGCGGCAAGTCTCCACGCCACGACGTCATTCTCAAGGCCCGCGAAGAAGCCAGAACCGCCACCGCGGGCATCGGGCAACTGACATTTCGCAATGCACGGAACTCGCACCTCATCACCAAGAAGGGCTGAGTCCTTCAGCGCCGCCCAGGCCGTTGCCGCCGCCACCGACTTCGCCGAACTGCGGGTCGGCCCCGGAGGGCTGTACTACAACGAATTCCGTCCCCAGGACGCCCATTGCCGGATCTGGCGCTGGCGCGACGGTGACGAGCCGCGCTGCCTGACGCCGGAGGGCTTCAGCGTGCGCAGCCGGGTCTACGAGTACGGCGGCGGCGCCTTCTGCCTGGGGCCGGATTGGCTGGTGTTCGTCAACGAGGCGGACCAGCAACTCTATCGCCAGCCGCTCGACGGCGGCGATCCGGTCGCGCTGACCCGGGGCGAGCGGCGCCATGGCGACCTGCGCCAGGGGCGCGGCGTGGTGCTGGCCGTCGAGGAGACCCATGCCGAAGGCGCGGTGGAACACCGCCTGGTGGCCATCGGCCTGGAAGGCGGCGAACGCCTCGTACTGGCCGAAGGCGCCGACTTCTATGCCGCGCCCGTGCAGAGCGCGGACGGCGAGCGCCTGGCCTGGATTGAATGGCAGCGCCCCCAACAGCCCTGGACGCGCACGCGGCTGTGCACGCTTCGACGCCAGGCCGATGGCGGCTACGGCGACCCGCGGTGCGTGGCCGGCGACGGCGAGCAGGCCGAATCCCTGCAGCAACCGCGTTTCACCGCCGATGGCCGGCTCGGCTGCCTGTCCGACCGCAATGGCTACTGGCAACCCTGGATGGAAACCGCTGAAGGCTGGGCCGCGTTGCCAGCGATGCCGGCCGATCACGCCCCGGCGCCCTGGCAGGGCAGCGCCAGCACCTGGGCACCGCTGGACGGCGAGCGCTACCTGGCCACCTGGTTCGAGGACGGCTTCGGCCGTCTGAGCCTGTGTGAAGGAGATCGCCCGCGGGATTTCAGCTGCGGCTACACCCGTTTTCGCAGCCTGGACCTGGACACCCGCTATTTCTACGCCATCGTCGCCTCGTCGATCAGCGCCCCGGCGGTGCTGGCAATCGACCGCCAGACCCGCGGCGCTCAGGTCATCGCGGGCGGCGAATCGCCCCTGCCCGCCGAGTGCATCAGCCGTCCGCGGCCGATCCACTACCCCAGCGGCGGCGAAACCGCCCATGGCTTCTTCTATCCCGCCTGCGGCGAGGACAGCCGTCCGCCGCTGGTGGTGTTCATCCATGGCGGGCCGACCTCGGCCTGCTATCCGGTACTCGATGCGCGCATCCAGTACTGGACCCAGCGCGGCTTCGCCGTCGCCGACCTGAACTACCGCGGCAGCGGCAACCATGGCCGCGCCTACCGTGAAAAGCTCCATGAGCAATGGGGCGTGGTGGACGTCGAAGATGCCTGCGCCGTGGTCGGCTACCTGGCCGAGCAAGGCCTGGTCGACGGCGGCAAGGCATTCATCCGCGGCGGCAGCGCTGGCGGCTACACCACGCTCTGCGCGCTGGCGTTCCACAAGGTATTTCGCGGTGGCGCCAGTCTGTACGGCGTCAGCGATCCCCTGGCCCTGGGCCGGGTGACGCACAAGTTCGAAGGCGATTACCTCGACTGGTTGATCGGCGACCCCGAGCGCGACGCCGAGCGCTACCGCGCACGGACGCCGCTATTGCATGCCGATCGCATCGAGGTGCCGGTGATCTTCTTCCAGGGCGAGCTGGATGCCGTGGTGGTACCGCGGCAGACCCGCGACATGTTGCAGGCACTGCGAAGCCGGGGCGTGCGGGCCGAGGGGCATTTCTACCCG
The window above is part of the Cystobacter ferrugineus genome. Proteins encoded here:
- a CDS encoding S9 family peptidase, which gives rise to MHGTRTSSPRRAESFSAAQAVAAATDFAELRVGPGGLYYNEFRPQDAHCRIWRWRDGDEPRCLTPEGFSVRSRVYEYGGGAFCLGPDWLVFVNEADQQLYRQPLDGGDPVALTRGERRHGDLRQGRGVVLAVEETHAEGAVEHRLVAIGLEGGERLVLAEGADFYAAPVQSADGERLAWIEWQRPQQPWTRTRLCTLRRQADGGYGDPRCVAGDGEQAESLQQPRFTADGRLGCLSDRNGYWQPWMETAEGWAALPAMPADHAPAPWQGSASTWAPLDGERYLATWFEDGFGRLSLCEGDRPRDFSCGYTRFRSLDLDTRYFYAIVASSISAPAVLAIDRQTRGAQVIAGGESPLPAECISRPRPIHYPSGGETAHGFFYPACGEDSRPPLVVFIHGGPTSACYPVLDARIQYWTQRGFAVADLNYRGSGNHGRAYREKLHEQWGVVDVEDACAVVGYLAEQGLVDGGKAFIRGGSAGGYTTLCALAFHKVFRGGASLYGVSDPLALGRVTHKFEGDYLDWLIGDPERDAERYRARTPLLHADRIEVPVIFFQGELDAVVVPRQTRDMLQALRSRGVRAEGHFYPRERHGFRQAANLAHALDAEWRFYRHILDASR